The Aneurinibacillus uraniidurans genome segment AACCGACCGTTACGGGCTTTTGCATTAGTAGGTACGATAGGGGTAGAAATGGCTACCTCTGTTATTTTTGGTTTTTGGGCTGGAAGTGCGATCGATAAGTGGTTAAAAACCGAACCGTGGTTCATGTTGATTGGATTATTGTTCGGATTGGCACTTGGTGTTTACGGTCTGTATCTTCTGGTTAGACAGTTCTTTGGAGAATGATATGGAACAATTTTCTTTGTCAATGCGCACCATAGCGAGGTACATATTTCTTTTGTTCTCCATGGTTGTGGTTTGCTGGTTGTTTATGCCGCAACGTGTATTTTTCCAGGGCCTGTTGCTCGGGATATTTGTCAGCATGTGTAACGGCTTTATTCTGTATGTAAAGACCGTGCAGGCAGGTGAGATGGCCCTGAATCCGGGGCGTCGTATGCGAAGTTTGGGCATGCTGCCAAGATTTTTGCTGGCTGGATTTGCTGTGTATGTTTCGTTCAAGATGCCTCATATCTTTTCTTTCTACGGTGTGGTAGCGGGTCTCCCTACCGTTCCGGTCCTGACATTGCTTGTCACGATTTACTATCATATATCTACTAAAAAAAAATAACGTGTATGCGAAAGGGGTGAATGAGAAAAGATGGAACATTATTCTCCGACGTTTAAGGCATTAGGAATGACATTTGACATTCCCGTTATGCTCATGTCTG includes the following:
- a CDS encoding AtpZ/AtpI family protein, with amino-acid sequence MKQDQNRPLRAFALVGTIGVEMATSVIFGFWAGSAIDKWLKTEPWFMLIGLLFGLALGVYGLYLLVRQFFGE
- a CDS encoding ATP synthase subunit I, yielding MEQFSLSMRTIARYIFLLFSMVVVCWLFMPQRVFFQGLLLGIFVSMCNGFILYVKTVQAGEMALNPGRRMRSLGMLPRFLLAGFAVYVSFKMPHIFSFYGVVAGLPTVPVLTLLVTIYYHISTKKK